From the Halomonas sp. MCCC 1A13316 genome, the window AAGCCATCGCACGGGTTAGCCAGCTGATGCGCGAGATCAGCCAGGCCAGCGTCGAACAGAGCGCCGGTGTCCAGGAAGCCGGTACCGCCGTGGCCGAGATGGACCGGGTCACGCAGCAGAACGCCACGCTGGTGAACGAAAGTGCCACGGCCGCTGGCAATCTGCGCGAGCATGCGCAACAGCTGATGACTGCCATGGCGGCTTTCCAGCTGCCCTCCCATGGCCACCACGCGAACCGTAGCTGGCCAGAAAGCGAGTCACAGCCGCTGATGGCTCAGTTGAAGCTACCCACCAGGGAGCGTCAGCCGGAGTGGGCCAACTTCTAACGCCGCGCTCTCTCAGAGCGAGACTCAGCTTGCATCGCCCCCGTCCGGTAACGCCGAACGGGGGCGCTCGGCCTCGAGTTCCAGTCCCGCCCGCTCGACCAGCTCGGCGGGCAACTCCTTCTTCACCGCCACACCCAGCTCCTGAAACTCGGCGGCCTGCTTGATCAGGTTCCCGCGACCGTTGACCAGTTGGCTCATGGCACGGTCGTAGCTGTCGCGCGCGCCGTCGAGGCGGGCCTGTACTTCCTGCATGCTCTCGAGAAACGAACGCAGCTTGTTGTAGAACTTCTCGGCGCGGCTGGCCAGTTCTGCACTGTGGCGACTCTGGTCCTCGAAACGCCAAAGCTGGCGCACCACGTTGAGGCTGGTCAGCAACGTGGTGGGGGTAGCCACCAGCACGTTGTTCTCGATGGCGCGCTGGTAGAGCGTCTCGTCGTATTTCAGCGCCTCGACGTAGGCCGACTCCACCGGCACGAACATGATCACCACGTCCGGTGAGTTGAGTCCCGGCAGGTCGTAGTAGTGCTTGTCGGCAAGCTCATTGATGCGCTCGCTCACCGCCGTGGCATGGGCCGCCAGGGCCAGCTCACGTTCGCACTCGTCCTCGGCATTGACGTAGCGCACGTAAGCGACAAGCGAGGTCTTGGCGTCGATCACCAGGTGACGCCCCTGGGGTAGATAGACCACCGCATCGGGCCGGCGCCGCCCATCGGCCGTGGTGAAGCTGACCTCGCGCTGATAATCCTTGCCGGGGCGCAGCCCTGAGCCCTCCAGCACGTTCTCCAGCATCAGTTCCCCCCAGTTGCCCTGGACCTTCTTCTGTCCTTGCAGCGCTTGGGTCAGGCGCTCGGCCTGGTCGGTGATCTCGCGGTTGAGAGACTGCAGGTTTCTGAGTTCGGCGCGCAGCCCGGCACGCTGCTCGGTATCGTGGCGGTGAATCGTCTCGACCTTTTCGCGAAAGCCCTTCATCTCGGCCTGGATCGGCTGCAACAGCCCGCTGATGCGCTGCTGTGAGAGTTCACTGAAGGCACGGCCCTTGCGTTCGATGATCTCGTTGGCCAGGTTTTCGAACTCCTGGCGCAGCTGCTCGCGACTGTCGCGCAGCAGGGCCAACTGCGCGTCGAAGTGTTGCTGCTTCTGCTCCAGGGTCGTGGCCAGCCGCGCCTCGTTTACCTGCACCTCACCAAGCGTACGCTGCTGCTCGTCGAGGCGTCGCTCACGCTCGGCGAGACGCTCACGCAGCGCGCCCAGCGCCGCCTCGTGACGCTGCGCATCGGCACGCTGGCGGCGGGCGGCAAGCAGACCGGCCAAGCCGAAGGCGAGCAGGAACGCCGGCAGCGCCGAAAGCGCCATGACGTATCCGGTGGGAAGGGAAACCAGCAGCGTCAAAAGATCGGTCAAGGGGACTCCAACGGCGGTATGCAAAGGATCGAGCCAGAGTCTCCTCAAAATGAACCGGCTTGTCACGGCCTACTGGTAAACGCCCTGCTTCCGATCGTCATGCTGCTGTCTTGCACCCGTTGCGCGTCGCATACGGGTGCCAACGCTGGGACATGATAAGGTGAGGTCTACGTCTCCCGACCCGATGCCACCATGCTCGATTTCCTAGCACGCCCCTGAAAGCCTCGCCTTGCACCAGCAGTTGGCGCGCCTGCTTCGTGGTGCCGGAGCGGCCGACTTCCCCGGCCGGCTCGATCACTGCCTGCGCGAACTCGTGGGTCACGAAACCGTACTGATCAATGCTTATCGTGGGCGCCGTCGGCCGTTATTGGTCCATGACGACTACCCCCCGCATCGTCGCGAGCAGGGCATAGAGCGTTACCTGAGCGAGGCTTATCTGCTCGACCCGTTCTTTGCCGCCGTGAGCGAAGGCCTCGATCAAGGCGCCCATCGCCTGCGTGAACTGGCCCCGGATCGTTTCGAGGCAAGCGATTACTATGCCCATTACTACCGCTCCCTTGGCCTGGTAGACGAGGTGGGCCTCTTCTGCCGAGTCGAAGAGGACGTAGTGATTGCCGTATCGCTCGGTTTCGGCATCAAGTCGCCGCCGCTGACCCGTCGCGCCATGCAGGCCCTGCGCCACCTCTCACCGATGGTGGAAGCTCTCCTTGTCGAATACTGGAAATGGCAGGGAAGCCAGTTTCAGCAGCGTCTGGCGGATCAGGAGCCGGTGGAAGCGGCCTTTGCCAGCTTCGGCGCTGGCGTGCTGACCGCGCGTGAGCAGGAGATCGTGCGTCTGCTACTGGCCGGCCACTCGACGAAATCGGCAGCTCGGGAGCTCGATATCAGCGACGGCACGGTCAAGGTGCATCGCAAGCACATCTACCAGCGACTCGAGGTCTCCAGCCAATCGCAGCTGTTCCGGCAGTTCCTCGATTACGTGGCGCTGGTGTCGCGGCAACGGGCAGGCTGAGCCTGACCATTGATTCGTCGTCAGGGCGCTAGCGCCATCCATACGGTCTTGAGTTCGGTGTACTCCGTCAAGGCGTGCAGGGACTTGTCGCGACCGTTGCCGATATAGTCGAGCACGCGCCGATACTGGGTCTCGTCCACCATGGCCCCCATGAAGCTCCCGGGGTCCAGCGGATCGCCAGGCTGCATGTTCTCCGCCGCCTTCAGGACGCGCTCGACGAATTCCTCGCGGATCGAGGTCTCCACCAGCAGGCGCGAACCGGCAATGCACACCTCGCCCTGGTTGTGGAAGATCGCCGCGGCCGCGTGGCTCGCCACTTGGTCCAGGTCCTTGCAGTCGGCGAAGACGAGGTTGGGTGACTTGCCGCCGCACTCCAGGTAGACCCGCTTGAGGTTGGACTGGCCGGCGTATTGCATCAGCTGCTTGCCCACCTGGGTGGAGCCGGTGAAGGCCAGGCAGTCGACCTGCATGGAGAGTGCCAAGGCCTTGCCCACGGTATGACCGAAGCCGGGCAGCACCTGGAACACACCCCGGGGAAGGCCCGCCTCACGAGCCAGGCTCGCCAGCCGCAGCGCCGAGAGCGGCGACTTCTCCGAGGGCTTCAGGATAACGCTGTTGCCCGGGGCCAGCGCCGGGGCGATCTTCCAGGCGGTCATCATCAGCGGGAAGTTCCACGGCACGATGGCCGCCACCACGCCGATCGGCTCGCGCAACACCAGGCCCAGGCTGTCGTTGCCGGTAGGCGCGACTTCACCAAAGACCTTGTCGATGCCCTCGGCGGTGTAGCGCAGGCAGCCGATGGCGCCGTCGATATCGCCCAGCGAACTGGAGATCGGCTTACCCATGTCGAGGGTGTCGAGCAGCGCCAGTTCGTGTTGATGCGCTTCCATCAGCTCGGCCAGCCTGAGCAGCGTTTGCTTGCGCCGCCCCGGTGCCAGCCGTGCCCACTCGCCCCGGATATGGGCGGCCCGGGCGCACGACACGGCGAGCTCGGCATCTGCGACGTCACAGCTGGCGACTCGCGCAAGCGTCTCGCCGGTGGCCGGGTTGACGGTGGCGAAAGTCTCGCCTCCGGCAGTATCGACGAAGGTGTCATTGATGAAGGCACGGCTCTCCAAGTGCGGGATCAACGTCTCGGCCATGGCCTGCCAGGCGGCCTTGGTGGTGGG encodes:
- a CDS encoding DNA recombination protein RmuC — protein: MTDLLTLLVSLPTGYVMALSALPAFLLAFGLAGLLAARRQRADAQRHEAALGALRERLAERERRLDEQQRTLGEVQVNEARLATTLEQKQQHFDAQLALLRDSREQLRQEFENLANEIIERKGRAFSELSQQRISGLLQPIQAEMKGFREKVETIHRHDTEQRAGLRAELRNLQSLNREITDQAERLTQALQGQKKVQGNWGELMLENVLEGSGLRPGKDYQREVSFTTADGRRRPDAVVYLPQGRHLVIDAKTSLVAYVRYVNAEDECERELALAAHATAVSERINELADKHYYDLPGLNSPDVVIMFVPVESAYVEALKYDETLYQRAIENNVLVATPTTLLTSLNVVRQLWRFEDQSRHSAELASRAEKFYNKLRSFLESMQEVQARLDGARDSYDRAMSQLVNGRGNLIKQAAEFQELGVAVKKELPAELVERAGLELEAERPRSALPDGGDAS
- a CDS encoding helix-turn-helix transcriptional regulator, coding for MHQQLARLLRGAGAADFPGRLDHCLRELVGHETVLINAYRGRRRPLLVHDDYPPHRREQGIERYLSEAYLLDPFFAAVSEGLDQGAHRLRELAPDRFEASDYYAHYYRSLGLVDEVGLFCRVEEDVVIAVSLGFGIKSPPLTRRAMQALRHLSPMVEALLVEYWKWQGSQFQQRLADQEPVEAAFASFGAGVLTAREQEIVRLLLAGHSTKSAARELDISDGTVKVHRKHIYQRLEVSSQSQLFRQFLDYVALVSRQRAG
- a CDS encoding aldehyde dehydrogenase family protein, with protein sequence MNATTPTTKAAWQAMAETLIPHLESRAFINDTFVDTAGGETFATVNPATGETLARVASCDVADAELAVSCARAAHIRGEWARLAPGRRKQTLLRLAELMEAHQHELALLDTLDMGKPISSSLGDIDGAIGCLRYTAEGIDKVFGEVAPTGNDSLGLVLREPIGVVAAIVPWNFPLMMTAWKIAPALAPGNSVILKPSEKSPLSALRLASLAREAGLPRGVFQVLPGFGHTVGKALALSMQVDCLAFTGSTQVGKQLMQYAGQSNLKRVYLECGGKSPNLVFADCKDLDQVASHAAAAIFHNQGEVCIAGSRLLVETSIREEFVERVLKAAENMQPGDPLDPGSFMGAMVDETQYRRVLDYIGNGRDKSLHALTEYTELKTVWMALAP